A single window of Deinococcus planocerae DNA harbors:
- a CDS encoding 3-isopropylmalate dehydratase small subunit, giving the protein MPKVHVFARDHINTDEIIPARHLTTDVEAELAPYAMEDYDKGFVKRVQKGDIIVAGADFGCGSSREHAVWALRGAGVSAVIAPNFARIYYRNSINNGFLALECAGIVEAFEDGDEAALDLAGGTITNKRTGQTLTFVPVPQFALDVQRAGGWLEYMKERDEAAARAAQGEATHA; this is encoded by the coding sequence ATGCCCAAAGTCCACGTTTTCGCCCGCGACCACATCAACACCGACGAGATCATCCCCGCCCGCCACCTCACCACCGACGTGGAGGCCGAACTCGCGCCCTACGCGATGGAGGATTACGACAAGGGCTTCGTCAAGCGCGTCCAGAAGGGCGACATCATCGTCGCCGGGGCGGACTTCGGGTGCGGCTCCAGCCGCGAGCACGCCGTCTGGGCGCTGCGCGGGGCGGGCGTGTCCGCCGTGATCGCCCCCAACTTCGCACGCATCTACTACCGCAACTCGATCAACAACGGCTTCCTCGCGCTGGAGTGCGCGGGCATCGTCGAGGCGTTCGAGGACGGTGACGAGGCCGCCCTCGACCTCGCAGGCGGCACGATCACGAACAAGCGGACGGGGCAGACCCTCACCTTCGTTCCCGTGCCCCAGTTTGCCCTCGACGTGCAGCGGGCGGGCGGCTGGCTGGAGTACATGAAGGAGCGCGACGAGGCAGCCGCGCGGGCCGCCCAGGGGGAGGCCACCCATGCCTAA
- a CDS encoding 3-isopropylmalate dehydratase large subunit: protein MGMTIAEKILAAHSGHESVVPGQLIECATDWVLCHEITTPAALRMLEERGMDRVFNPDQIVAVPDHSVPAMNIKAAKMYQKLKSWVQDKGIKHFYDVGRGGIAHVVLENTGLVKPGQTLVSGDSHTCNAGALGMFATGVGSTDLAGAIYAGKVWFKVPETMLIRVTGEMQPGVTPKDIVLEVIRRIGADGANYLAMEWVGDTIDRMDMEGRFTLTNMAIEAGGKTGIIAVDDTTRAYLAERGVTQGEYTEYTSDPDANYKVVVEVDASRVEPTVAYPHIPSNGRVAGQDRIAVTHAYVGSCTNGRIGDLRDVARILRGRKVADGVQMIVVPATQAIWKQAAQEGLMEIFVDAGASVSYPSCGACLGMHSGVLGPDDVCISSTNRNFVGRMGDPSAQIYLASPATVAASAVAGYITDPREYNAGGPQAAD from the coding sequence ATGGGAATGACGATTGCGGAAAAGATTCTGGCGGCCCACAGCGGCCACGAGTCGGTGGTGCCGGGGCAGCTCATCGAGTGCGCGACCGACTGGGTGCTGTGCCACGAGATCACCACCCCCGCCGCCCTGCGGATGCTCGAAGAACGCGGCATGGACCGGGTGTTCAACCCCGATCAGATCGTCGCCGTGCCCGACCACTCCGTCCCGGCCATGAACATCAAGGCCGCCAAGATGTACCAGAAGCTCAAGTCCTGGGTGCAGGACAAGGGCATCAAGCACTTCTACGACGTGGGCCGCGGCGGCATCGCCCACGTCGTGCTGGAGAACACCGGCCTCGTCAAGCCCGGACAGACCCTCGTCAGCGGCGACTCTCACACCTGCAACGCGGGGGCGCTGGGCATGTTCGCCACGGGCGTGGGCAGCACCGACCTCGCGGGCGCCATCTACGCGGGCAAGGTGTGGTTCAAGGTGCCGGAAACCATGCTCATCCGCGTCACCGGCGAGATGCAGCCCGGCGTAACCCCCAAGGACATCGTTCTGGAGGTCATCCGTCGGATCGGGGCGGACGGGGCGAACTACCTGGCGATGGAGTGGGTGGGCGACACCATCGACCGGATGGACATGGAGGGCCGCTTCACCCTGACCAACATGGCGATCGAGGCGGGCGGCAAGACCGGCATCATCGCGGTGGACGACACCACCCGCGCCTACCTCGCCGAGCGCGGGGTGACGCAAGGCGAGTACACCGAGTACACTTCCGACCCCGACGCGAACTATAAGGTCGTCGTCGAGGTGGACGCCTCGCGGGTCGAGCCCACCGTCGCCTACCCCCACATCCCCAGCAACGGGCGGGTGGCGGGCCAGGACCGCATCGCCGTCACGCACGCCTACGTGGGAAGCTGCACGAACGGGCGCATCGGCGACCTGCGGGACGTGGCGCGCATCCTGAGGGGGCGCAAGGTCGCCGACGGCGTGCAGATGATCGTCGTGCCCGCCACCCAGGCGATCTGGAAGCAGGCGGCGCAGGAAGGTCTGATGGAGATCTTCGTGGACGCGGGGGCCAGCGTGAGCTACCCGAGCTGCGGCGCGTGCCTGGGGATGCATTCGGGCGTGCTGGGGCCGGACGACGTGTGCATCTCCTCCACCAACCGCAACTTCGTGGGCCGCATGGGCGACCCCTCGGCGCAGATTTACCTCGCCAGCCCGGCGACGGTGGCGGCGAGCGCGGTGGCCGGGTACATCACCGACCCGCGCGAGTACAACGCGGGGGGACCGCAGGCGGCGGACTGA
- a CDS encoding N-acetylmuramoyl-L-alanine amidase: MPQRKVGERLLPHLLPAHTRRVLALVRSRCWHAWGVALDASEVMLDAARLHFAGEVNVTVTHHDLNAPLPDLRTFGAVVSGFALHHLPDERKRTLYGEMRACLAPGGVALLRGREDGSHRLAPAWAQVEWPRGGGRGVPLLIGGGWNSPCWWAGWTEVRGPHPSASRGVVDLAMPLRRVFLSLALLAVPVLTAARAAPEVFVAYPPEGHRVAFDHVILEGSVPPGAGLRVGNQAVAVGQDGLFMLWWPLRVGTNDLRLVTTLNGQTGARTLRVIRTATGPLPATPTTIDRKSVTPAVPHEFWDTARDSPDERAVPVSFRGSPGGRAAYRVGTGPWTPLREVEPGRYEAEYVVPVAARFENTAVTVRLTGRDGRGVTATAPGRLTSTGEGPRTGTQRPGTVRGLGLNEGGGAVTTLEGRPFLYPRDGMTFTLVGRVGEDVRARLAPGVSVLVTAKQLDVTDGAPTLAPSGEVTLDAAPAEATTPPVTLLPALPFTPLTPANPPNGGPAAPSWEALRLRLPLSGARIPFTVAQEGEGRRLTLTLYGLGTPPILPAPLTDPLVARVTAEPAALGVTRLSLDLTAPQRWGFTANYDGDDLLLTVRRPPTLDPARPLAGRVIVVDPGHGGTQFGGAGSLRVPEKDLVLPIARRVAELLRDQGAEAVLTRDADVTLGLYERDLLAEERGADLLVSIHANALPDGRDPRGIRGPEVYFTHPQAQAPAAAILAALRRTLPDLGPGQGLKPGADLALTRPTTQPSLLVETAYLTDPGNLRLLMDPGGRERFAQAIAAGIADFYAEEARGD; the protein is encoded by the coding sequence GTGCCTCAGCGGAAGGTGGGAGAGAGGCTACTCCCCCACCTCCTGCCCGCGCACACCCGGCGGGTGCTCGCCCTCGTCCGCTCGCGTTGCTGGCACGCGTGGGGCGTGGCGCTCGACGCCTCCGAGGTGATGCTGGACGCGGCCCGCCTTCACTTTGCGGGAGAAGTCAACGTGACCGTCACCCATCACGACCTGAACGCCCCGTTGCCCGACCTGAGAACGTTCGGCGCCGTGGTCAGCGGCTTTGCCCTCCACCACCTGCCCGACGAGCGCAAGCGGACGCTGTACGGGGAGATGCGTGCCTGCCTCGCGCCCGGCGGCGTCGCGTTGCTGAGGGGGAGGGAGGACGGGAGCCACCGCCTTGCGCCCGCCTGGGCACAGGTGGAGTGGCCTCGGGGAGGCGGACGTGGCGTGCCACTTTTGATAGGAGGGGGCTGGAACTCGCCCTGCTGGTGGGCCGGGTGGACTGAGGTTCGGGGGCCTCATCCTTCCGCTTCCCGCGGCGTGGTAGACCTCGCTATGCCGCTGCGCCGCGTCTTTCTCAGTCTTGCCCTGCTCGCCGTCCCGGTCCTGACCGCTGCGCGGGCCGCGCCGGAGGTGTTCGTCGCCTACCCGCCGGAGGGGCACCGGGTCGCGTTCGACCATGTGATTCTGGAGGGGAGCGTGCCGCCCGGCGCGGGGCTGCGCGTCGGAAATCAGGCGGTGGCGGTGGGGCAAGACGGCCTGTTCATGCTGTGGTGGCCGCTGCGGGTGGGCACGAACGACCTGCGGCTCGTCACCACACTGAACGGACAGACGGGCGCGCGGACGCTGCGGGTCATCCGCACGGCGACGGGTCCGCTGCCCGCCACACCCACGACCATCGACCGCAAGAGCGTGACGCCCGCGGTGCCCCACGAGTTCTGGGACACGGCCCGCGACTCGCCGGACGAGCGCGCCGTGCCCGTGTCCTTCCGGGGCTCGCCGGGCGGTCGGGCCGCCTACCGGGTGGGCACCGGCCCCTGGACTCCCCTGCGGGAGGTCGAGCCGGGCCGCTACGAGGCCGAGTACGTGGTCCCCGTCGCCGCCCGGTTCGAGAACACTGCCGTGACGGTCCGCCTCACCGGGCGCGACGGCAGGGGGGTCACGGCCACCGCCCCGGGGCGCCTGACGAGCACGGGAGAGGGACCCCGCACCGGCACCCAGCGGCCCGGCACCGTGCGCGGCCTGGGGCTGAACGAGGGGGGGGGCGCCGTGACCACCCTGGAGGGCAGGCCGTTCCTGTACCCGCGTGACGGCATGACCTTCACGCTCGTCGGGCGGGTGGGGGAGGACGTGCGCGCCCGCCTCGCCCCCGGGGTGAGCGTGCTCGTCACGGCGAAGCAACTGGACGTGACGGACGGGGCCCCCACGCTCGCCCCGAGTGGAGAGGTCACCCTGGACGCCGCGCCCGCCGAGGCCACCACGCCACCCGTCACGTTGCTCCCGGCCCTGCCCTTCACGCCCCTCACCCCCGCGAACCCGCCGAACGGTGGGCCCGCCGCTCCCTCCTGGGAGGCCCTGCGCCTCCGCCTTCCCCTCAGCGGCGCCCGCATCCCCTTCACCGTGGCCCAGGAGGGCGAGGGACGCCGCCTCACCCTGACCCTGTACGGCCTGGGCACGCCGCCGATCCTGCCCGCCCCCCTCACTGATCCGCTGGTCGCGCGTGTGACTGCCGAGCCCGCCGCGCTGGGGGTGACGCGGCTGAGCCTCGATCTCACCGCCCCGCAACGCTGGGGCTTCACGGCCAATTACGACGGTGACGACCTGCTCCTGACCGTGCGCCGCCCGCCCACCCTCGACCCGGCGCGTCCGCTCGCGGGGCGGGTGATCGTCGTCGATCCCGGGCACGGCGGCACCCAGTTCGGCGGGGCGGGAAGCCTGCGGGTGCCCGAAAAGGACCTCGTGCTCCCCATCGCCCGCCGCGTGGCCGAGCTGCTGCGCGACCAGGGGGCCGAAGCGGTGCTCACCCGCGACGCCGACGTGACCCTGGGGCTTTACGAGCGTGACCTCCTCGCCGAGGAGAGGGGTGCGGACCTCCTCGTCTCCATCCACGCCAACGCCCTGCCCGACGGGCGCGATCCGCGCGGCATCCGGGGGCCGGAGGTCTACTTCACGCACCCGCAGGCGCAGGCCCCCGCCGCCGCCATCCTCGCCGCCCTGCGCCGCACGCTGCCCGACCTGGGACCCGGACAGGGGCTCAAACCGGGGGCCGACCTCGCCCTCACGCGGCCCACCACCCAGCCCAGCCTGCTCGTCGAGACGGCGTACCTGACCGACCCGGGCAATCTGCGCCTCCTGATGGACCCGGGCGGGCGCGAGCGGTTCGCGCAGGCCATCGCGGCGGGCATCGCGGATTTCTACGCAGAAGAGGCCCGAGGGGATTGA
- a CDS encoding arginine--tRNA ligase, producing MDLKAQLKAAVEQAAAALGAPVTDSLVVIQETPANKPGDYGTPAAFQIAKVLGGNPAQVASQLAQRVELPAGIARVEATGPFLNFFVDVGEFVRGVVEDPTETPAKGGKVVIEHTSVNPNKELHVGHLRNVVLGDSMARIFRAAGHTVEVQNYIDDTGRQAAEALFAVNHYHRVWDGVQKYDHWLGEGYVRLNADPEKPSLEEGISAVMHRLEAGELRGEIEKVVRAHLETCFRLGARYDLLNWESDVVGSGFLAQAMNILEESRSTSHPTEGKYAGAFVMDVSEFMPGLEESQVVLMRSDGTAMYAAKDIGYQFWKFGLFEGMKFKPFMQDPEGKTVWTSAPDGEPDTQKRFGHAQEVINVIDSRQEHPQKIVRASLGVAGHPEEEERSIHLSYAFVTLEGQTISGRKGIAVSADEAMDEAERRALAVLAEINPDLAAREDAPEIARRIGIGAIRFAVLKAEPTRKIDFRWEQALALNGDTAPYVQYAAVRAASILRKAQEAGYAIDGTGADWGALPGVDLTLAKMVAKLPEVVAQSVRVHSPHVVAQYALDLATAFNAWFNAKDKAGKSITNVLHSPEGLREARLALVARLRKGFEETLALIGVEVPSAM from the coding sequence ATGGACCTTAAGGCTCAACTCAAGGCCGCCGTGGAGCAGGCCGCCGCCGCGCTCGGTGCCCCCGTCACCGACTCGCTGGTGGTCATCCAGGAGACCCCCGCGAACAAACCCGGCGACTACGGCACCCCCGCCGCCTTCCAGATCGCCAAGGTGCTCGGCGGGAACCCGGCGCAGGTGGCCTCGCAACTGGCCCAACGGGTCGAGCTTCCGGCAGGCATCGCGCGGGTGGAGGCCACCGGGCCCTTCCTCAACTTCTTCGTGGACGTGGGCGAGTTCGTGCGAGGGGTGGTCGAAGACCCCACCGAGACCCCGGCCAAGGGCGGCAAGGTCGTCATCGAGCACACCTCGGTCAACCCCAACAAGGAACTGCACGTCGGCCACCTGCGGAACGTGGTGCTGGGCGACAGCATGGCCCGCATCTTCCGGGCGGCGGGGCACACCGTCGAGGTCCAGAACTACATCGACGACACCGGGCGCCAGGCGGCGGAGGCCCTCTTCGCGGTGAATCACTACCACCGCGTCTGGGACGGCGTGCAGAAGTACGACCATTGGCTCGGCGAGGGCTATGTGCGCCTGAATGCCGACCCCGAGAAGCCCAGCCTCGAAGAGGGCATCAGCGCCGTCATGCACCGCCTGGAGGCCGGGGAACTGCGCGGCGAGATCGAGAAGGTCGTGAGGGCCCACCTCGAAACCTGCTTCCGGCTGGGCGCCCGCTACGACCTGCTGAACTGGGAGTCGGACGTGGTGGGAAGCGGCTTTCTCGCCCAGGCGATGAACATTCTGGAGGAGAGCCGTTCTACCTCGCACCCGACGGAAGGCAAGTACGCGGGTGCGTTCGTGATGGACGTGTCCGAGTTCATGCCCGGGCTGGAGGAATCTCAGGTCGTCCTGATGCGCTCGGACGGCACGGCGATGTACGCCGCCAAGGACATCGGTTACCAGTTCTGGAAGTTCGGCCTCTTCGAGGGGATGAAGTTCAAGCCCTTCATGCAGGACCCCGAGGGCAAGACGGTCTGGACGAGCGCCCCCGACGGAGAGCCCGACACCCAGAAACGCTTCGGCCACGCGCAGGAGGTCATCAACGTGATCGACTCGCGGCAGGAGCACCCGCAGAAGATCGTGAGGGCGTCCCTGGGCGTGGCGGGCCACCCGGAGGAGGAGGAGCGCAGCATCCACCTCTCCTACGCCTTCGTGACGCTGGAGGGGCAGACGATCAGCGGGCGCAAGGGCATCGCCGTGAGCGCCGACGAGGCGATGGACGAGGCCGAGCGGCGAGCCCTCGCCGTCCTCGCCGAGATCAACCCCGACCTCGCTGCCCGGGAGGACGCTCCTGAAATCGCCCGCCGCATCGGCATCGGCGCTATCCGCTTCGCCGTGCTCAAGGCCGAGCCCACCCGCAAGATCGACTTCCGCTGGGAGCAGGCGCTTGCCCTGAACGGGGACACGGCCCCTTATGTGCAGTACGCTGCCGTTCGCGCTGCAAGTATTCTCCGCAAGGCACAGGAAGCCGGGTATGCCATTGACGGCACGGGAGCCGACTGGGGTGCCCTGCCCGGCGTGGACCTGACCCTTGCCAAGATGGTCGCCAAGCTGCCCGAGGTCGTTGCCCAATCCGTCCGGGTCCACTCGCCGCACGTCGTCGCCCAGTACGCCCTCGATCTCGCCACCGCCTTCAACGCCTGGTTCAATGCGAAGGACAAGGCCGGGAAGTCCATCACCAACGTCCTCCACAGCCCCGAGGGCTTGCGGGAGGCTCGCCTCGCCCTCGTCGCCCGGCTGAGAAAGGGCTTCGAGGAGACGCTGGCCCTTATCGGGGTCGAGGTGCCCAGCGCGATGTGA
- the leuB gene encoding 3-isopropylmalate dehydrogenase gives MPKVVTLPGDGIGPEVTAAAVEVLREVAPDVTVEEHAIGGGAYDTSGDPFPQRTRDALKDADAVLLGTVGGPQNSPWNSLPRHLRPESGLLALRKALGCYANLRPVRVQPGLEHLSPLKPELARGVDILIVRELLGGIYFDGDRRIEGDTAYNTMRYTTPEVERVARVAFWAAEQRRGRVTSVDKANVLEVSELWRRDVTALQGREYRNVHLNHEYVDSVAMLIVADPSRYDVIVTENLFGDILSDLAAVIPGSLGLMPSASLGDGPGLFEPIHGSAPDIAGQGIANPAAAIMSAGMLLRHSLHRPDAANQIDRAVALALREHPTRDLGGKADTRTFTHAVLDGVASPSVG, from the coding sequence ATGCCTAAGGTCGTCACCCTCCCCGGCGACGGCATCGGGCCGGAGGTCACCGCCGCCGCCGTCGAGGTCCTCCGCGAGGTCGCCCCCGACGTGACGGTCGAGGAACACGCCATCGGGGGCGGGGCGTACGACACGTCCGGCGACCCCTTCCCACAGCGCACCCGCGACGCGCTGAAGGACGCGGACGCCGTGCTGCTCGGCACCGTAGGCGGCCCGCAGAACAGCCCCTGGAACAGCCTCCCGCGCCACTTGCGCCCCGAAAGCGGCCTGCTCGCGCTGCGTAAGGCGCTGGGCTGCTACGCCAACCTGCGGCCCGTGCGGGTGCAGCCGGGGCTGGAACACCTCTCGCCCCTCAAGCCCGAGCTGGCGCGTGGGGTGGACATCCTGATCGTGCGTGAGCTGTTAGGGGGCATCTACTTCGACGGGGACCGCCGGATCGAGGGGGACACGGCCTACAACACCATGCGCTACACGACCCCCGAGGTCGAGCGGGTGGCCCGGGTCGCCTTCTGGGCCGCCGAGCAGCGCCGGGGCCGGGTGACGAGCGTGGACAAGGCGAACGTGCTGGAGGTCTCCGAACTCTGGCGCCGCGACGTGACCGCCCTGCAAGGCCGCGAGTACCGCAATGTCCACCTTAACCATGAGTACGTGGATTCGGTCGCCATGCTGATCGTCGCCGACCCCAGCCGCTACGACGTGATCGTGACCGAAAACCTCTTCGGCGACATCCTCTCCGACCTCGCCGCCGTGATTCCGGGCAGCCTGGGTCTGATGCCGAGCGCCTCGCTGGGGGACGGCCCGGGCCTCTTCGAGCCCATCCACGGCAGCGCTCCCGACATCGCCGGGCAGGGGATCGCCAACCCCGCCGCCGCGATCATGAGCGCCGGGATGCTGCTGCGCCACTCGCTGCACCGCCCCGACGCCGCCAACCAGATCGACCGCGCGGTGGCCCTGGCCCTGCGCGAGCACCCCACCCGCGACCTGGGCGGGAAGGCGGACACGCGGACCTTCACCCACGCCGTGCTGGACGGGGTGGCGAGCCCGAGCGTCGGGTAA
- a CDS encoding sugar efflux transporter, whose protein sequence is MAERSPSSPPAAALAAIWRLPHAPGLAFTVLLIGLALSLAGPYLPLFAVNRLHLTPLQLGIFLTLTAVSSVLISTRLARLSDRLPDRRPILLLALAAGALGYAGLSVTRAYPVMLLIGATLLATGAAAFPQVFSLARAQFALVPGTPPDRAVTALRSVFALAWVVGPGVGAFALARLDFGGLFLLTAGCLALAALPVLRIKAAPPAPVNTVADVEPQQKASPRRPLAWVTLAFVLYGMSMSMGMTMFPLLVTRVLGGTDGQVGFLVGFCALLEIPLMLAFVAARRLPSTERLVKWAMALFVLHFALLFLAQGTPLLVVTQAVRAAVLAVLAGLGMAYFQELMPGRFGVATTLYSNTMNVGGMFAGIVSGACAQLFGYRAVFLLCAALTLGAWVVMQAITRSRVTTRRKVEAPL, encoded by the coding sequence ATGGCGGAACGCTCCCCCTCCTCCCCTCCCGCCGCCGCCCTCGCCGCCATCTGGCGCCTTCCCCACGCCCCCGGTCTGGCCTTCACGGTCCTCCTCATCGGCCTGGCCCTGTCACTCGCCGGGCCCTACCTCCCCCTGTTCGCCGTGAACCGTCTTCACCTCACGCCGCTGCAACTGGGTATCTTCCTCACCCTGACCGCCGTGAGCAGCGTGCTGATCAGCACCCGGCTGGCCCGCCTGTCCGACCGCCTCCCGGACCGCCGCCCCATCCTGCTCCTGGCGCTGGCGGCGGGCGCGCTCGGGTACGCGGGGCTGAGCGTCACCCGGGCGTATCCGGTGATGCTGCTCATCGGGGCAACGCTGCTGGCGACGGGCGCGGCGGCTTTCCCGCAGGTGTTCTCGCTCGCTCGGGCGCAGTTCGCGCTGGTGCCGGGGACCCCCCCCGACCGGGCGGTGACGGCGCTCAGATCGGTCTTCGCCCTCGCCTGGGTCGTCGGGCCGGGGGTGGGGGCCTTCGCCCTCGCGCGGCTGGACTTCGGGGGGCTCTTCCTCCTCACGGCGGGGTGTCTCGCGCTCGCGGCCCTGCCCGTCTTGCGAATCAAGGCCGCGCCGCCCGCTCCCGTGAACACCGTGGCGGACGTGGAACCGCAGCAGAAGGCGAGTCCCCGCCGACCCCTCGCCTGGGTCACCCTGGCCTTCGTGCTGTACGGCATGAGCATGAGCATGGGCATGACGATGTTCCCGCTGCTCGTCACCCGGGTGCTCGGCGGCACGGACGGGCAGGTGGGCTTTCTGGTGGGGTTTTGCGCCCTGCTGGAGATTCCGCTGATGCTCGCCTTCGTGGCGGCGCGGCGGCTGCCCTCCACCGAGCGGCTGGTGAAGTGGGCGATGGCGCTCTTCGTGCTGCACTTCGCGCTGCTCTTCCTCGCGCAGGGGACGCCTCTGCTCGTCGTCACCCAGGCGGTGCGGGCCGCGGTGCTCGCCGTGCTCGCGGGGCTGGGCATGGCGTACTTTCAGGAACTCATGCCGGGCCGCTTCGGCGTCGCCACCACCCTGTACTCGAACACCATGAACGTCGGGGGCATGTTCGCGGGGATCGTGTCGGGGGCGTGCGCGCAGCTCTTCGGCTACCGGGCCGTGTTCCTGCTGTGCGCGGCCCTCACCCTGGGGGCGTGGGTGGTCATGCAGGCGATCACGCGCTCGCGGGTGACGACGAGGCGGAAGGTCGAAGCGCCGCTGTAA
- the trpB gene encoding tryptophan synthase subunit beta translates to MSLTLPSYPQPDGRGRYGRFGGRYVPETLIPALDELEAAYRAAKTDPAFLNELDRLFREFVGRPSPLYLAQRLTEHAGGAKIYLKREDFNYTGAHKINNCLAQALLAVRMGKRRVIAETGAGQHGVASATAAALLGLDCVVYMGAEDIRRQALNVFRMRLLGAEVREVTSGTSTLKDATNEAIRDWVTNVRDTFYILGSVVGPHPYPAMVRDFQAVIGEEVKVQLQAVEGRVTPDAIVACVGGGSNAIGIFAPYAYLPAGERPRLIGTEAAGEGVESGRHAASVAGGRIGVLHGSMMYLLNDDEGQIVPPHSISAGLDYPGIGPEHCHYSETGVAEYVPVTDAQALEALQLLTRLEGIIPALESAHAIYHAVRLAQELGPDGVIVVNLSGRGDKDVAEVMRLLEMERDQGLLDKEVEQVTLEVLA, encoded by the coding sequence ATGTCCCTGACACTCCCCAGCTATCCGCAACCGGATGGGCGCGGGCGCTACGGACGCTTCGGCGGGCGCTACGTCCCCGAGACGCTGATCCCCGCGCTCGACGAACTCGAGGCCGCGTACCGGGCTGCCAAGACCGATCCCGCCTTCCTGAACGAACTCGACCGCCTCTTCAGGGAGTTCGTGGGCCGCCCCAGCCCCCTCTACCTCGCCCAGCGGCTGACCGAGCACGCGGGCGGGGCGAAGATCTACCTCAAGCGCGAAGACTTCAACTACACGGGCGCGCACAAGATCAACAACTGCCTCGCCCAGGCCCTCCTCGCCGTGCGGATGGGCAAGCGCCGCGTGATCGCCGAGACGGGGGCCGGACAGCACGGGGTCGCCTCCGCCACCGCCGCCGCCCTGCTGGGCCTGGACTGCGTGGTGTACATGGGCGCCGAGGACATCCGCCGCCAGGCGCTCAACGTCTTCCGGATGCGGCTCCTGGGCGCCGAGGTCCGCGAGGTCACCTCCGGCACGAGCACCCTCAAGGACGCGACGAACGAGGCGATCCGCGACTGGGTGACGAACGTGCGGGACACGTTCTACATTCTGGGCTCGGTGGTCGGCCCGCACCCCTACCCGGCGATGGTGCGCGACTTCCAGGCCGTGATCGGCGAGGAGGTCAAGGTGCAGCTTCAGGCGGTGGAGGGCCGCGTCACGCCCGATGCCATCGTCGCCTGCGTGGGCGGGGGCTCGAATGCCATCGGCATCTTCGCGCCGTACGCTTACCTGCCCGCCGGGGAGCGTCCCCGACTCATCGGCACCGAGGCCGCCGGGGAGGGCGTGGAGAGCGGCAGGCACGCGGCGAGCGTGGCGGGGGGCCGCATCGGTGTCCTCCACGGCTCGATGATGTACCTCCTCAACGACGACGAGGGCCAGATCGTCCCGCCGCATTCCATCAGCGCGGGCCTGGATTACCCCGGCATCGGCCCCGAACACTGCCACTACAGTGAAACGGGCGTGGCCGAGTACGTGCCCGTGACCGACGCGCAGGCCCTCGAAGCCCTGCAACTCCTCACCCGCCTGGAGGGCATCATCCCGGCCCTGGAAAGCGCGCACGCCATCTATCATGCGGTGAGGCTGGCGCAGGAACTCGGGCCGGACGGCGTGATCGTGGTCAACCTCTCCGGGCGCGGCGACAAGGACGTGGCGGAGGTCATGCGCCTGCTGGAGATGGAGCGGGACCAGGGCCTGCTGGACAAGGAAGTTGAGCAGGTCACCCTGGAGGTGCTGGCATGA
- the trpA gene encoding tryptophan synthase subunit alpha: protein MTATLTRGAERIHAAFDGAKAEGRAAFIPFMTAGYPSAEEFPAVADALLAHADLLEVGIPYSDPLGDGPTIQRASEQALAGGTSTRRTLALVKDLRQRHDTPIVIMTYVNPVYAVGPREFMRLSKDAGVDGLILPDLPPDQDLEIADLAAEHGLAVTFLIAPTSTPERVRLVADACTGFLYAVSVTGVTGAREGTALGEVPAMLALAREHARVPVAVGFGVKDAATARQVAGVADGVVVGSAFINAVKAGKDVEALAASIAEGCRR from the coding sequence ATGACCGCGACGTTGACGAGGGGCGCCGAGCGGATCCACGCCGCCTTCGACGGGGCTAAGGCAGAGGGTCGCGCGGCCTTCATCCCCTTCATGACGGCTGGGTACCCCAGCGCCGAGGAATTTCCCGCCGTCGCCGACGCTCTGCTCGCCCACGCGGACCTGCTGGAAGTCGGCATCCCCTACTCCGACCCCCTGGGCGACGGCCCCACCATCCAGCGGGCGTCCGAGCAGGCGCTGGCGGGGGGCACGAGCACGCGGCGCACCCTGGCGCTCGTGAAGGACCTGCGCCAGCGGCACGACACGCCCATCGTGATCATGACCTACGTGAACCCGGTCTACGCCGTCGGGCCGCGCGAGTTCATGCGTTTGAGCAAGGACGCGGGGGTGGACGGCCTGATCCTCCCCGACCTGCCGCCCGACCAGGACCTCGAAATCGCGGACCTCGCCGCCGAGCACGGCCTGGCGGTGACGTTCCTGATCGCGCCGACGAGCACGCCGGAGCGGGTGCGGCTGGTCGCGGACGCCTGCACCGGCTTCCTGTACGCCGTCTCGGTGACGGGCGTGACCGGGGCGCGGGAGGGGACGGCACTCGGCGAGGTGCCCGCCATGCTCGCCCTCGCCCGCGAGCACGCGCGGGTGCCCGTCGCCGTAGGCTTCGGGGTCAAGGACGCCGCCACCGCCCGTCAGGTCGCCGGGGTGGCGGACGGGGTGGTCGTGGGAAGCGCCTTCATCAACGCGGTGAAGGCTGGGAAGGACGTGGAGGCGCTCGCCGCGAGCATCGCCGAGGGGTGCCGACGGTAG